The region TTTGTTTCAGGCAGAGGAACATAGGCTCTTTTGACTCTTCCCGAGATGCGGCAGAATATTTCATGGGAGATAGTTCCTGCCCAGGAAGAGAATAGTTCTACGGGAATTAAAGTCGAATCTTCGCCCCCGAACAAAAGAACGTCGTCTCCGATAACAGCTTCCGGTATGTCCGTCAGATCTACCATCATGTAGTCCATGCAGATCCGCCCGACGTAGGGCGCTCTTTTACCTTGGATGTAGACATACCCCTTACCGGAGAGAGAACGAGGAAGTCCGTCATGGTAACCGCAGGAGATGACTCCGATCCGTTCGTGGTTTTTTTTGACAATATAGTCCCGGTTGTACCCTACTGTGTCGCCTTGGCGGCAGTCATGGATATGCACCAGGTGGCTGTAGAGTGACACAGCGGGGTCTAAGGTAATGCGTTTACGCATCCCTTCGCTATTTGAGACTCCGAAAATAGACAGGCCGACGCGTGCCATGTTGAAACGTTTTGGTGCAAGACGGAGCAGGCCGGCGGAGTTGGCGCCGTGGATCCAGGGCACGTCGATTCCTTCCGCATACAGTGCTTCAACGATGTCTTCAATTGTTTTGATCTGAGAAAGAGTGAATGCGTCTTGCTCCTCATCGTCCGCGGATGGAAAATGGGTCATGATTCCTGAGAGTTTTAGAGAGGAGCTCTGCATGATGTGACGGGCAAGATAGAGACTTTCCCTGGGACAGGCGCCGAACCTTGTCATTCCTGTGTTAATGTGCAGATGGACTTTGACAGTTCTGCCTCTTTTTTTAGCTGCCTCCTGCAGGCTGTCTACTTCTCCGGGTGTGCTGACAGCGACTTCAAGATTGAAGTCGACGATGCACTCTGCCTGATCGGGTGTGGCATGGATGACAAAAACATCTTTTTTCATCCCCTTATTGCGCAGTGCTACAGCCTCTTGAGGATAGGCAACACCGAAGATTTCAATTCCTAAATCCTCAAGAGCATTAGAAAGCTGCCAGTCGTCAAAGCCATAACCAAACGCTTTGATCATAGCCATCAGGCGGCCGTTGGGGGGAAGCAGTGATTCGAGTTTAATGATGTTGGAGGAAACTTTTGGCAGGTTAAGAAGAAGCGTAGCCGGGGCTCTCAAAAGGGAGGAAGTAGTGTTTTGGAGTGTTTGCATGGGGATAGTTCCCTTCATGAACAGGCGGAACATCACATCATCCCGACTTCTTGTTTTTTTTTCGAGCAGATACTTGAGTGCTTTTAAGCGGAGGAGCTAAAAAGTGGATGGAAAATTACTCAACGCTCTGATTATTAACGAAGTGAAAAGTGCCGGTATAAAATGAGGGAGAGAAGGATCCCGAAGGGAACCACTATGGCCTCAACGGGGGTCAGGGCTTGTCTCCTTCCGAGGATGGAGGCCGCTTCAAACAAGAGAAATGTGAAAACTAAAAAGAAAATGGAAAAGCCAAATAGTAAAAACATCGGCTGGCTTCTTGTGTGTCTGATCAGGAAGGGGAGAGGGGCCAATACCGCAAAGAGAGCGATCCAAGGCAGGATCAGGCGATGTAAAAGGGTTGTCATCAAAGCGCACTCTTTATCTGAGGTGCACTGAAAAGGGGAGGGAGCAACACTCAGCAAGTCTGATAAGGGTAGCTCCTCTTTCTCAATAAACGTATCCAGAATGAAGTTGTCCGGTATCTCCATGGAGGCAAATTTTTCTTCCCTCTCTTGTGAGCTCAGTAAGAGCTTACCCTCTTTTCGGACAAAGTGTTCGACTTGGAGCCCTGATATGACTGAGCCTCTCATCTTCAGTGTCTGGATTCTATAGATGTCATCGATACTTCTGATCCAGTAGACATCCCCGAGGGAACCCTCTTCCGGGTCGAACGAGGAATAGAGCAATGTCGATCCATCTTGCAGTTGGACGCTCTTAACGGCGCCTGCCGGTTCTTTTCTTTTTTTGCTGACCAGTTTTTTCTTCGCTTCTATCAACCTAAGTTCCTTTACCGCTCTTGGATAGAAAAACTCTTGGTTGAGAGTCAAGAGCAGAGAGAGGAAAATGCCGATCATAAGGAAAGGCCGCATCAACTGTTGAAGGCTTATCCCGCCAGCCAAAAGGGCGATCAGCTCTCTGTTTTTGCTCAGGGAAGATACAGTCCTGAGAGTGGAGATTAATGCGGAGAAGGGCAGCAGTACTCCAATTTCTTTAAAAAAGGAGAGAACATAGTAGATTGCAATATCGGCGACAGAAAAGTGCATGCCGTGTGACTGGAAGGAGGCTTTTCTGCTTGAGAAGTCGATCAGGGTGTAGAGTAGGAAAATGATGAGTAAAACGAATGAGAAGGTTTTAAAAAACTCCAAAGCAAAATAGCGCTGCCACTTCTTCAAAAAAAGGGTCATACAGTCCCGCCTTCCAGTTTGTGAATGCGGATCAGTGAAAGAAGAACGATCACCCCATGGGGCAAAGTATATAGTGCAATGGCTGTTGCTGCTTTATGATCCGATCCTTTTGCAGTAAAATAGCAAATGAGGAATAGGGCGGCCAAGCAAACGATGTAGATAAGATTTTTAATCGAGCCACCGCGCCCAATCCGGATTCCGAAGGCGAGGCCAAGCATTGTGAAGGTGAAGGGGGCGATGCCAACAGATATCCTACGCATAATCTCCATCTCGATACGGCCGATATCCCTTTCTTTGGCCTTGGCTTGAGAGACCTCTTCCGCCTCTTGCAGCTCCCGCAGAATTTGTTCC is a window of Estrella lausannensis DNA encoding:
- the alr gene encoding alanine racemase, which encodes MFRLFMKGTIPMQTLQNTTSSLLRAPATLLLNLPKVSSNIIKLESLLPPNGRLMAMIKAFGYGFDDWQLSNALEDLGIEIFGVAYPQEAVALRNKGMKKDVFVIHATPDQAECIVDFNLEVAVSTPGEVDSLQEAAKKRGRTVKVHLHINTGMTRFGACPRESLYLARHIMQSSSLKLSGIMTHFPSADDEEQDAFTLSQIKTIEDIVEALYAEGIDVPWIHGANSAGLLRLAPKRFNMARVGLSIFGVSNSEGMRKRITLDPAVSLYSHLVHIHDCRQGDTVGYNRDYIVKKNHERIGVISCGYHDGLPRSLSGKGYVYIQGKRAPYVGRICMDYMMVDLTDIPEAVIGDDVLLFGGEDSTLIPVELFSSWAGTISHEIFCRISGRVKRAYVPLPETNNTTWSY
- a CDS encoding LptF/LptG family permease, whose amino-acid sequence is MTLFLKKWQRYFALEFFKTFSFVLLIIFLLYTLIDFSSRKASFQSHGMHFSVADIAIYYVLSFFKEIGVLLPFSALISTLRTVSSLSKNRELIALLAGGISLQQLMRPFLMIGIFLSLLLTLNQEFFYPRAVKELRLIEAKKKLVSKKRKEPAGAVKSVQLQDGSTLLYSSFDPEEGSLGDVYWIRSIDDIYRIQTLKMRGSVISGLQVEHFVRKEGKLLLSSQEREEKFASMEIPDNFILDTFIEKEELPLSDLLSVAPSPFQCTSDKECALMTTLLHRLILPWIALFAVLAPLPFLIRHTRSQPMFLLFGFSIFFLVFTFLLFEAASILGRRQALTPVEAIVVPFGILLSLILYRHFSLR